The nucleotide sequence ACCATTAAGCTAACAACCTTATAATATTAATTATATTAAATTAATAGCTTTTATCGTCTAAAAGGTTAGGATACTTTTTTTTCATAAAAGAGATAAGGATTCAATTTCCTTTAAAAGCATATTCGGAATGTGGCGTAGTTAGGTAGCGCTTCTATTTTGGGAATAGAAAGTCATAGGTTCAAATCCTGTCATTCCGAAATTAAATTATTAATTAAATTTAAATTAAGAAACTAATTTAAATGATAAATATTTTTTTAACATTTCCTATCAGATTATGGGATAATTGGCAAATTTATATTAAAAATTATAAATTTATAATTGAATTTTGATTTTTATATAATACTACTTTTTCAGAAATAATTAAATTTATAAGTTTAAATTTAATTAATGAATTAAATATTATTAAAAATTTTAAAATTAGTAATACAAAAAATAAAGCTTTTAGTAGTTATAGTAATAAAAAATTACGTCAACAAAAAGGATCAGGAAAAGCGAGAATAGGATCTAAAAAATCTGTATTACAAAAAGGAGGTTCAGTTGCTTTTGGTTTAAATTTAAAACGTTACTTTAATCCATTAATTAAAAAAACATTATTTTTAATTTTGAAATATTTATGTTTAAATAAACGAACTAATATATATATTATAAATATAAATACTTTTAATAAATATTCAGTTAATTTTAAAGATTATTTAAAATTACAAGTACAATTAAATGGAATTTTAATACATAAACTTTTATGTTTAAATTTAACTAAAAACAATTTAGTATATTTTAAATTTACAAAACAAGGTAAACAAATTAATTTTTTAAAAAGTAATAAACTTACTTGTTTAAAATTACTTTCTTTTAAATATATATTTATTTTTATTTAATAATTTTTTTTATATCAATCAATGATACTAACTTTTATTAAAATTAAAAAATATAGAATTAAATATTTAATAATAAAAAAACAAAAAGCTTTTGGCAGAAATAATTTAGGTTTTATTACTTGTAGAGCTAAAGGTGGGGGGATTAAAAGAAATTTATATAAAATTTTAGATTCTAATTTTGCTAATTATGGAATGTCTTTTTCTTCAGCTTTCTATGTTAATATAATTTACGATTCATTTAGAAGAATTTTTTTAGCTGTATACTTTATTATAAATTCTATAATAAAAAATATTTATAGATATTTTCTTTTAACTAAAAATTTAAAAATAGGTTCTCAAATTAATTTTGGTTTTAAAGCACCTCTTAAAATTGGAAATGCTTTACCTTTATATAAAATATTATTAGGATCATTTATATATAATATAGAAATAAGATATAAAGGAAAAGGTAGTTTAGTTAAGAATGCTAATCATAATGCTATTATACTTATGATTGGAGATATTTATGTTACAGTAAAATTACCTTCTGGTGAAATTAAATTATTATTAAAAAATTTATTTTGTATTTTAGGTCAATTAGAAATTAGAAGAAAAGTTAATAAAAATATAAAAAAACATGCTGGATTTAATAGAAAATTATCTATAAGACCTAAAATCAGAGGAGCTGCAATGAATGCTGTTGACCATCCTCATGGAGGTGGAGAAGGAAAGGCTTCAGTTGGTTTTAAATTTGCTAGAACATTATGAGGAAAAGCTTTTAAAGGAATTAAAACAAGAAAGAAAAATAAACATTTATCTAGATTTATATTACAACATCGATTATAATAAATATTTATAAGAAATTATGATAAAAATTATTTATAGAAAATTATTTATACCTAATTATTTTATAAAAAAATCAAAATATTTATATTATAGTATTAAACTTTATTATAAATATTTAATTATAACACCTTTTTTAATTTGAAAATTAATGGAAGTTTATACTGGTAAATCTTTTATAACTATTAATATTACAAAAGATAAAATAGGAAGATCTTTACAATATTTTTGTTAAAAATAAGAGTAGATAAATATTAAAATAATTTAATTATATAGTAAATGTATTAATGAAAAAATGTTTGGACAACGAGTTAATTCATTAATTTTTTATTCTAAACTTTATTCAAAATATAATAATTTATGAACAATATATTTAAATAGTTTAAATTGAAATTGTTATTTTTTGAATATTATTAAATTTATTAATTGTTTAATTTATTTAAAACAAAAAATTTTATTAAATAATTTTAATTTTTTTTCTTTAAATAATAAATATAAATTTCAATTAAATATAAATTGTATTTTTTATTTTTATAATTATTTTTTAAAACTTAAGATTTTTATAAAAGAAATTAATAATATTAAAAGAATTTATAAAAAAATAGATAATTTAAATAATTTAAAACAAAAATATTATATTTATATTAATTTTTTAATATTAAAGAATCCTTTTTCTTCTATAACTTATTTATTTTATTATGTTATAAAAAAATTTAAACAAACTTTATCTTTACGTAAGATTTTAAAACAACTTTCTTTATTAATACTTAATATTAAGAAAACTTCTATTAAAGGTATTAAAATTTTAGTTTCAGGTAAAATTAATGGAGTAGTTATAGCAAAAAAGGAAACATGTAATTATGGTTTAAACTATTTTAATAAATATGTTTATAATATAAAATATAATGTATTTTATTTAAAAACAAAATTTGGAGTTTTAGGATTTAAATTTTGGATATTTTTAATTTAAATAAATTTATTAAAAACTTTAATGATTATTTTTAAACATTCACATAGAAGATCAAAATTATTAAAAACTATAAAACCTATTAAACTAACTTATGGTGTTTGGACTATTAAATTAAAAAAATTTTTGTTTTGTAAACAAACATTTATAGATTTTTTAAAAAAATGTTTTAAATTTTGAAAAAAATCTTATAATTTTAAAATTTATAAAGTTACAATTAATACCAAAAAATCTTTAGAAAGTAGAATGGGAGGAGGTAAAGGTGATAATTTATATAAAATTTTTTCATTTAGACCTGGTACTTTCCTTTTAGAATATTATAATTTAAATAAATATCAAATATTATATTTATTTAAATTAATTAGTTGAAATAAAAAATATTATTTTAAATTTTTAAAAAAGAAATATATATAAAATTATGGTTATTAAAATAGGTTACGTTATAACAAATAAAAAAAATACTAAGTATAAATTTATATTACCTTTTTGAAAAAAAAATTTAAAATATAAAAATATACAATTAAAAATTAAATCTAATTTTTTTCATGATTCTAGAAAAGAATTTTTACAAAATTTTATTGTATTAGTAAAATTTAATTGTAAGCAAAAAAAATATAATTTAATTAAAATTTTATATTAATATAAATAAAATAATTATGACTCAATTAAATAGTTTTTTTTATGTTTCAGATAATACTGGAGTTAAAAAAATTTTTAGTATACAAAATATAACTAGAAATTCATTTTTAGTAAATACAACAGATATTATATTAGGGATTATTAAGGAAATTTCATTTAAATCCTCTTTTAAATATTCTGAAATAGTTTATGGTTTTGTAGTTAGATTAAAAAAAACTCAAAATATTCAAAATCGTTATAATTATATTTTTAATGAAAATGCAGTTATTTTAATTGATAAAAATTTTAATCCATTAGGAACTAGAATTTTTGGTTTATTTCCAGAAAATTTAAAAAATAATAATTACTTAAAATTAAATTCTTTAGTTTTAAATATAATTTAATGAAATATTATAAATATAATTAAATATTTTTATTTTTATAAAAAAAGAATTATGGTAAAATTAAAAAAATTATTAATCTTTTTAAAAATAACTCATTAAAGAAAAAAAAAAATTATTCTTTCTTATAGTTATAAAATTTATAAAATACTACAAAGTTTAAATTTAATTTTAAATCTTTATGAATTATATTATATAAACAATTTTATTATTATAATATTTAATTCTAAAATTAAAAAATTAAAATTTTTATCACAAAATATTAATATTATTAAAAATAATCTTTATAAATTTTTTTTTATTAAAAAACAAATTTATTTAATTTCTACAACTAAAGGATTAATGTCAGGTCTAGAAGCTTATAAATTAAATTTAAAAGGAAAACTAATTTGTATATTATATTTTTAAAATATTAAATAATTAATATAATAATTATTGAATTATATAATGAAAACTTTTAAAATTATATCTAATATTTATAAAAAAAATTATATTTCTTATTTTTGAATTTGAGATAATAAAATTAAAATAAATAGGTTAATATTAATATTCTATAATATTAAATTTATATTATTATATAATAATATATATTTTTTTCCTTTTTTAAATTTTAAATTTTTATTAATTAGTTTGTTTTCTCAATCAAATATTATAAAAAAATTATTTAATTTAGCGGAAAAAAATTTAAATATTGATTTTTTTTTAAAATTGCATTTAATTGGAGTAGGATATAAAATATTTTATTTAAAAAATATTTTAATTTTAATGCTTAATTATAGCCATATTATTAAACTTAAGTTTTTAAATTTTACTGATTTAAATATACAGATTGAAGCTGCTAATAGTATTATTTTAAAAAGTATAAATAAAAGTATATTAGGAATTTTTAGTTCTATTATTAAATTATTTAGAATGAATAATAATTATGATAAAAATGGAATTAAAAATATTTATGAATATTTAAAATTAAATAAATTAAAATTGATAAAAAAATAATAAAATTTTATATATTGTATTTATGATGTTTTTAAAAAAAAAAACTTTTTTTATTTTAAATTTTAATAAATTTTCTAAACAATATTTTAAATATAATAAAAATATAATATTTAATAATTTAATTAAACAGTTATATAATTTTTTATTTTATTTATATATTTTAAAAGATTTTATTTTTTATAAATATTTTTTCTTTAAAAATAAAACTTATTGGTATTTAATAAATATTTTTTTATTTTTATTAAATTTAAATTTTCTTAAATTATTAAATATTAATATAAATAATTCTTTTAATACTATTTCTAAGATTAAAAAAAATATATCTTTATATTATATATATATAATTAAAATTTTATTAATATTTAATTATAATTTATTTTTATTATTCTTTTATAAAACAAATAAATATAATAAAATTTTACAAAAAATAATAGAAATAAAAAAAATATCTAAAACAAAACAAAAAGGACGTATTAGAAGATTTAAAGTTTTACTTTTAATAGGAGCAAAAAACGCTTGAATAGGTATCGGAGTTTCTAAAGATTTTTATTTACAAGAAGCTATAAATAAAGCTCGTTTTTTTGCTTTTAAAAAAATATATTTTTTTTATATTATTTTAGAAAAATTATTTTATTATTCAAATACTATTAATAAAATTAAATGTATTATTATATATAAACCTATATTTTATGGTATACAAGTTTCATTTTTAATACAAATTTTCCTAGATTTATTAGGATATAATGTTTTAATAATTAAAATATTTAAACATACTACGAAATATACTTTAATTAATTTTTTTATAAAATTATTAATAGATTTAACTAATTAAATTTTAATAAAACATAATGAAAATTAGATCTT is from Toxoplasma gondii RH apicoplast, complete genome and encodes:
- a CDS encoding ribosomal protein S5 (in frame UGA codon predicted to encode tryptophan), encoding MFLKKKTFFILNFNKFSKQYFKYNKNIIFNNLIKQLYNFLFYLYILKDFIFYKYFFFKNKTYWYLINIFLFLLNLNFLKLLNININNSFNTISKIKKNISLYYIYIIKILLIFNYNLFLLFFYKTNKYNKILQKIIEIKKISKTKQKGRIRRFKVLLLIGAKNAWIGIGVSKDFYLQEAINKARFFAFKKIYFFYIILEKLFYYSNTINKIKCIIIYKPIFYGIQVSFLIQIFLDLLGYNVLIIKIFKHTTKYTLINFFIKLLIDLTN
- a CDS encoding ribosomal protein S3 (in frame UGA codons predicted to encode tryptophan) encodes the protein MFGQRVNSLIFYSKLYSKYNNLWTIYLNSLNWNCYFLNIIKFINCLIYLKQKILLNNFNFFSLNNKYKFQLNINCIFYFYNYFLKLKIFIKEINNIKRIYKKIDNLNNLKQKYYIYINFLILKNPFSSITYLFYYVIKKFKQTLSLRKILKQLSLLILNIKKTSIKGIKILVSGKINGVVIAKKETCNYGLNYFNKYVYNIKYNVFYLKTKFGVLGFKFWIFLI
- a CDS encoding ribosomal protein S17 (in frame UGA codon predicted to encode tryptophan) — encoded protein: MVIKIGYVITNKKNTKYKFILPFWKKNLKYKNIQLKIKSNFFHDSRKEFLQNFIVLVKFNCKQKKYNLIKILY
- a CDS encoding ribosomal protein L6 (in frame UGA codons predicted to encode tryptophan), which codes for MKTFKIISNIYKKNYISYFWIWDNKIKINRLILIFYNIKFILLYNNIYFFPFLNFKFLLISLFSQSNIIKKLFNLAEKNLNIDFFLKLHLIGVGYKIFYLKNILILMLNYSHIIKLKFLNFTDLNIQIEAANSIILKSINKSILGIFSSIIKLFRMNNNYDKNGIKNIYEYLKLNKLKLIKK
- a CDS encoding ribosomal protein L16 (in frame UGA codons predicted to encode tryptophan); its protein translation is MIIFKHSHRRSKLLKTIKPIKLTYGVWTIKLKKFLFCKQTFIDFLKKCFKFWKKSYNFKIYKVTINTKKSLESRMGGGKGDNLYKIFSFRPGTFLLEYYNLNKYQILYLFKLISWNKKYYFKFLKKKYI
- a CDS encoding ribosomal protein L4 (in frame UGA codon predicted to encode tryptophan); this encodes MINIFLTFPIRLWDNWQIYIKNYKFIIEFWFLYNTTFSEIIKFISLNLINELNIIKNFKISNTKNKAFSSYSNKKLRQQKGSGKARIGSKKSVLQKGGSVAFGLNLKRYFNPLIKKTLFLILKYLCLNKRTNIYIININTFNKYSVNFKDYLKLQVQLNGILIHKLLCLNLTKNNLVYFKFTKQGKQINFLKSNKLTCLKLLSFKYIFIFI
- the rpl14 gene encoding ribosomal protein L14, coding for MTQLNSFFYVSDNTGVKKIFSIQNITRNSFLVNTTDIILGIIKEISFKSSFKYSEIVYGFVVRLKKTQNIQNRYNYIFNENAVILIDKNFNPLGTRIFGLFPENLKNNNYLKLNSLVLNII
- a CDS encoding ribosomal protein S19 (in frame UGA codon predicted to encode tryptophan); the protein is MIKIIYRKLFIPNYFIKKSKYLYYSIKLYYKYLIITPFLIWKLMEVYTGKSFITINITKDKIGRSLQYFC
- the rpl2 gene encoding ribosomal protein L2 (in frame UGA codon predicted to encode tryptophan), encoding MILTFIKIKKYRIKYLIIKKQKAFGRNNLGFITCRAKGGGIKRNLYKILDSNFANYGMSFSSAFYVNIIYDSFRRIFLAVYFIINSIIKNIYRYFLLTKNLKIGSQINFGFKAPLKIGNALPLYKILLGSFIYNIEIRYKGKGSLVKNANHNAIILMIGDIYVTVKLPSGEIKLLLKNLFCILGQLEIRRKVNKNIKKHAGFNRKLSIRPKIRGAAMNAVDHPHGGGEGKASVGFKFARTLWGKAFKGIKTRKKNKHLSRFILQHRL